A genomic window from Enterobacter pseudoroggenkampii includes:
- a CDS encoding ABC transporter substrate-binding protein — MRLKPLVTALCAGALLAATPFAQAKDLKSIGVTVGDLANPFFVQITKGAELEARKLAGDNVKVTLVSSGYDLGQQVAQIDNFIAAKVDMIILNAADSKGIGPAVKRAKDAGIVVVAVDVAAEGADATITSDNTQAGEMACKYITDRLKGKGNVVIINGPPVSAVQNRVEGCQTEFKKHPDIKVLSDNQNAKGSREGGLEVMTSLLAANPKIDGVFAINDPTAIGADLAAKQAQRNEFFIVGVDGSPDGEEALKRENSLFVATPAQDPQVMAAKAVEIGYDILQGKPAPKAPVLIPVTMIDKKNVGTYKGWTVK; from the coding sequence ATGCGTTTGAAACCGTTAGTGACCGCGCTCTGTGCTGGCGCGCTGCTTGCCGCAACGCCGTTTGCGCAGGCAAAAGATCTGAAGTCCATTGGCGTGACGGTGGGCGACCTGGCCAACCCGTTCTTCGTGCAGATCACCAAAGGTGCCGAGCTGGAAGCGCGCAAGCTGGCGGGGGATAACGTCAAGGTGACGCTGGTCTCCAGCGGGTACGATCTGGGCCAGCAGGTGGCGCAGATCGACAACTTTATTGCCGCGAAGGTAGACATGATCATCCTCAACGCCGCGGACTCCAAAGGAATCGGCCCAGCGGTGAAGCGTGCGAAGGACGCCGGGATCGTGGTCGTGGCGGTTGACGTGGCGGCGGAAGGGGCTGATGCCACCATCACCTCCGATAACACCCAGGCGGGCGAAATGGCCTGTAAGTACATTACCGACCGCCTGAAAGGCAAAGGCAACGTGGTGATCATCAACGGACCACCGGTCTCTGCGGTGCAAAACCGCGTGGAAGGTTGTCAGACGGAGTTCAAAAAACACCCGGATATCAAGGTGCTCTCGGATAACCAGAACGCCAAAGGCAGTCGTGAAGGCGGTCTGGAAGTCATGACCTCCCTGCTGGCGGCCAATCCGAAGATCGACGGCGTGTTTGCGATTAACGATCCGACGGCGATCGGCGCCGATCTGGCCGCGAAGCAGGCGCAGCGCAATGAGTTCTTTATCGTTGGCGTGGATGGTTCACCGGACGGTGAGGAAGCGCTGAAGCGTGAAAACTCGCTGTTTGTGGCAACCCCGGCGCAAGATCCGCAGGTGATGGCGGCAAAAGCGGTGGAGATCGGCTATGACATTCTCCAGGGCAAGCCTGCGCCGAAAGCGCCCGTGCTGATCCCGGTGACGATGATCGATAAAAAGAACGTCGGCACGTATAAGGGGTGGACGGTTAAATGA
- a CDS encoding ABC transporter permease subunit, translated as MTHSTSPQQVAKSASAKKMLMSDLMQTVGILPILILIVAVFGFIAPNFFTESNLLNITRQASINIVLAAGMTFIILTGGIDLSVGSILGTTAVAAMVVSLIPEFAMLSIPAALMLGMVLGLFNGALVAFAGLPPFIVTLGTYTALRGAAYLLADGTTVINSNISFEWIGNNYLGPIPWLVVIALAVIAICWFILRRTTLGVHIYAVGGNMQAARLTGIKVWLVLLFVYGMSGLLSGLGGVMSASRLYSANGNLGTGYELDAIAAVILGGTSFVGGIGTITGTLVGALIIATLNNGMTLMGVSYFWQLVIKGAVIIIAVLIDKYRTRHHQSA; from the coding sequence ATGACACATTCAACCAGTCCGCAGCAGGTGGCGAAATCCGCCTCCGCAAAAAAAATGCTGATGAGCGATCTGATGCAAACGGTCGGTATTTTGCCGATTCTGATCCTGATTGTGGCGGTATTTGGCTTTATTGCCCCGAACTTCTTTACCGAGAGCAACCTGCTCAACATTACCCGTCAGGCGTCGATCAACATCGTGCTGGCGGCGGGAATGACCTTCATCATTTTAACCGGCGGGATTGACCTCTCCGTGGGCTCGATTCTGGGCACTACGGCGGTAGCGGCGATGGTGGTCTCGCTTATCCCTGAATTTGCCATGCTCTCCATTCCGGCCGCGCTGATGCTCGGCATGGTGCTGGGCCTGTTCAACGGCGCGCTGGTGGCCTTCGCCGGACTGCCGCCCTTCATCGTGACGCTCGGCACCTATACGGCACTGCGCGGTGCGGCGTATCTGCTGGCCGACGGCACGACGGTCATTAACTCCAACATCAGCTTTGAGTGGATCGGCAATAACTATCTCGGCCCGATTCCGTGGCTGGTGGTGATCGCCCTCGCGGTCATCGCTATCTGCTGGTTCATCCTGCGCCGCACCACGCTCGGCGTACACATCTACGCGGTGGGCGGCAACATGCAGGCGGCGCGACTGACCGGCATTAAGGTCTGGCTGGTGCTGCTGTTTGTCTACGGCATGAGCGGCCTGCTCTCCGGCCTCGGCGGCGTCATGAGCGCCTCACGCCTGTACAGCGCTAACGGCAACCTCGGCACGGGTTACGAGCTGGATGCGATTGCGGCGGTGATCCTTGGCGGCACCAGCTTCGTCGGCGGGATCGGCACGATCACCGGCACGCTGGTCGGCGCGCTGATCATCGCCACCCTTAACAACGGCATGACGCTGATGGGCGTCTCCTACTTCTGGCAGCTGGTGATCAAAGGGGCGGTGATCATCATAGCGGTGCTGATCGACAAATACCGTACCCGACACCATCAAAGTGCATAA
- a CDS encoding sugar ABC transporter ATP-binding protein, with amino-acid sequence MSRTPVLEMRSIAKTFGSFHALKGVDLTVFPGEIHALMGENGAGKSTLMKILAGAYTATSGEILIDGQPFHIKGPKDALAAGITLIYQEMQLAPNLTVAENIFLGSELSRGGMVQRKEMAAQAQAVIDRLGAQFSATDLVMKLTIAEQQQVEIARALHRNSRILVMDEPTAALSSRETHRLFELILRLRDEGMAIIYISHRMAEVYELSDRVSVLRDGQYVGSLTRDKLNASELVRMMVGRPLSDLFNKERDIPLGSPRLNVHHLTDGKKVQPCSLQVRSGEIVGLAGLVGAGRSELAQLIFGVRKATGGMIEVDGEPVVIHSPRAAIENGIGFLTENRKEQGLFLELAAQENITMATLERDATFGMLNRKKAQSISDDAIALLNIRVPHSQVRAGGLSGGNQQKLLISRWVAIGPRILILDEPTRGVDVGAKSEIYRIMNQMARKGVAILMISSELPEVVGMSDRVYVMREGSIAGELHGRDISQENIMTLATGVNDTHHQAV; translated from the coding sequence ATGAGCAGAACCCCGGTATTAGAGATGCGCAGCATTGCCAAAACGTTTGGCAGTTTCCACGCGCTCAAGGGTGTGGATTTGACGGTTTTCCCCGGTGAGATCCACGCGCTGATGGGGGAAAACGGCGCGGGAAAAAGTACGCTGATGAAAATCCTCGCGGGGGCCTATACCGCCACCAGCGGCGAGATCCTGATCGACGGCCAGCCGTTTCATATTAAAGGGCCGAAAGATGCGCTGGCCGCAGGCATCACCCTGATTTATCAGGAGATGCAGCTCGCGCCCAATCTGACCGTTGCCGAAAATATCTTCCTCGGCAGCGAGCTGTCGCGCGGCGGGATGGTGCAGCGCAAAGAGATGGCCGCCCAGGCGCAGGCGGTGATTGACCGTCTCGGCGCGCAGTTCAGCGCCACCGACCTGGTGATGAAGCTGACCATCGCCGAGCAGCAGCAGGTGGAGATCGCCCGCGCGCTGCACCGCAACAGCCGCATTCTGGTGATGGATGAACCCACCGCCGCCCTCTCCTCGCGGGAAACGCATCGTCTGTTCGAACTGATTTTGCGCCTGCGCGATGAAGGGATGGCGATCATCTATATCAGCCACCGCATGGCCGAAGTGTATGAACTCTCTGACCGCGTCAGCGTTCTGCGCGACGGGCAATACGTCGGCAGCCTGACGCGCGACAAGCTGAATGCCTCTGAGCTGGTGCGCATGATGGTGGGCCGCCCGCTAAGCGACCTGTTCAACAAGGAGCGTGACATTCCCCTCGGCAGCCCGCGCCTCAACGTGCACCACCTCACCGACGGTAAAAAAGTACAGCCCTGCAGCCTGCAGGTGCGTTCCGGCGAAATCGTCGGGCTGGCGGGGTTGGTCGGGGCCGGACGCTCCGAGCTGGCGCAGCTTATCTTCGGCGTACGTAAAGCCACCGGCGGCATGATTGAGGTCGACGGAGAGCCGGTGGTGATCCACTCCCCGCGCGCGGCCATCGAAAACGGCATCGGTTTTCTCACCGAAAACCGCAAGGAGCAGGGGTTGTTTCTGGAGCTGGCGGCGCAGGAGAACATCACCATGGCGACGCTGGAACGCGACGCCACCTTCGGCATGCTAAACCGTAAAAAAGCCCAGTCGATTTCCGATGATGCCATTGCCCTGCTCAACATCCGCGTGCCGCATTCGCAGGTGCGCGCGGGCGGGCTCTCGGGCGGCAACCAGCAAAAGCTGCTGATCTCCCGCTGGGTGGCCATCGGTCCGCGCATTCTGATTCTGGACGAACCCACCCGCGGCGTGGACGTCGGCGCGAAAAGCGAGATCTACCGCATCATGAACCAGATGGCGCGCAAAGGGGTGGCGATTTTGATGATCTCCAGCGAGCTGCCGGAAGTGGTGGGGATGAGCGACAGGGTGTACGTGATGCGTGAAGGCAGCATTGCGGGCGAGCTCCACGGGCGCGACATCTCTCAGGAAAACATCATGACGCTGGCAACCGGCGTGAACGACACTCATCATCAGGCGGTGTAA
- a CDS encoding hybrid sensor histidine kinase/response regulator, with protein MPSRRPPFFASARGRLLIFNLLVVAVTLMVSGVAVLGFRHASQIQEQVQQQTLDDMTGSMNLARDTANVATAAVRLSQVVGALEYKGEAERLKQMQMALRRSLEQLADAPLAQQEPALVARIIQRSNELQQSVTEMLERGQRRHLERNALLSSLYQSQSYLRHLQDINRRYDSNVPDAQQLMEMDRLIAAAIDTPSPRATVHQLDAVAATLPRNAVQPVVKEVLPDFNAELGKLAPLSKQLEESDLAISWYMFHIKALVAILNSDINHYVGQVAQASRLRTDQSHHELQSISVFISIFAILALIITGCACWYIYRNLASNLTAISRAMSRLAHGEQDVSVPALQRRDELGELARAFNVFARNTASLEHTTRLLKEKTTQMEIDRVERQGLEEALLHSQKMKAVGQLTGGLAHDFNNLLAVIIGSLELTDPESKDAPRITRALKAAERGALLTQRLLAFSRKQSLTPHAVEMLPLLENLRELMRHSLPATLTLEIEAQSPAWPAWIDVSQLENAIINLVMNARDAMEGQSGVIKIRTWNQRVTRSDGRRQDMVALEVIDRGSGMSQEVKSRVFEPFFTTKQTGSGSGLGLSMVYGFVRQSGGRVEIESAPGQGTTVRLHLPRSVLPAAADDEALSATASVDSERLVLVLEDEADVRQTLCEQLHQLGYLTLEADNGEQALNMLAASPDIGMFISDLMLPGSLSGAEVINHVRSHYPQLPVLLISGQDLRPTHNPQLPDVPLLRKPFTRVQLAQALRKVCL; from the coding sequence ATGCCATCACGCCGTCCCCCCTTCTTCGCCAGCGCCCGCGGTCGCCTGCTGATATTTAATCTGCTGGTGGTCGCCGTGACGCTGATGGTGAGCGGCGTGGCGGTGCTAGGCTTTCGTCACGCCAGTCAAATCCAGGAGCAGGTTCAGCAGCAAACGCTGGATGACATGACCGGCAGCATGAACCTGGCCCGTGATACCGCCAACGTGGCGACGGCGGCGGTGCGGCTCTCGCAGGTCGTCGGGGCGCTGGAGTACAAAGGCGAAGCCGAGCGCCTGAAGCAGATGCAAATGGCGCTGCGCCGCTCGCTGGAACAGCTTGCCGATGCGCCGCTGGCGCAGCAGGAGCCGGCGCTGGTGGCGCGCATTATTCAGCGAAGCAATGAGTTGCAGCAGAGCGTGACGGAGATGCTTGAGCGCGGGCAGCGACGCCATCTGGAGCGTAACGCGCTGCTCAGCTCGCTATATCAAAGCCAGAGCTACCTGCGTCATCTGCAGGACATCAACCGCCGTTACGACAGCAACGTACCGGATGCGCAGCAGCTGATGGAGATGGATCGGCTGATCGCTGCTGCCATCGACACCCCTTCGCCGCGCGCGACTGTTCATCAACTGGACGCAGTGGCCGCAACGCTGCCCCGAAATGCCGTACAGCCGGTCGTGAAGGAGGTTCTGCCTGATTTTAATGCCGAGCTAGGCAAGCTCGCCCCGCTGTCGAAGCAGCTGGAGGAGAGCGATCTGGCGATAAGCTGGTATATGTTCCACATCAAGGCGCTGGTGGCGATCCTCAATAGCGACATCAATCATTACGTCGGGCAGGTGGCGCAGGCCTCCCGGCTTCGTACTGACCAGAGTCATCACGAGCTGCAATCCATCAGCGTGTTTATCAGCATCTTCGCCATCCTGGCGCTGATCATCACCGGGTGCGCCTGCTGGTATATCTACCGCAATCTGGCCTCTAACCTGACGGCCATTTCCCGGGCGATGTCGCGCCTTGCTCACGGCGAACAGGATGTTTCCGTTCCCGCCCTCCAGCGGCGTGATGAACTGGGTGAACTGGCGCGCGCGTTTAACGTTTTTGCCCGCAATACCGCCTCTCTTGAGCACACCACGCGTCTGCTGAAAGAAAAAACCACGCAGATGGAGATCGACCGCGTCGAGCGTCAGGGGCTGGAAGAGGCACTGCTACATAGCCAGAAGATGAAGGCGGTCGGACAGCTGACCGGCGGGCTGGCGCATGATTTTAATAACCTGCTGGCGGTGATCATCGGCAGCCTTGAGCTCACCGACCCCGAATCAAAAGATGCGCCGCGCATTACCCGGGCGCTGAAGGCGGCCGAGCGTGGCGCCTTACTGACCCAGCGCCTGCTGGCGTTTTCCCGCAAGCAATCCCTGACGCCACATGCGGTAGAGATGCTGCCGCTGCTGGAGAATCTTCGGGAACTGATGCGCCACTCCTTGCCCGCCACCCTGACCCTGGAGATTGAAGCGCAATCACCGGCCTGGCCCGCGTGGATAGACGTCAGCCAGCTTGAAAACGCCATCATCAACCTGGTGATGAACGCCCGCGATGCGATGGAAGGGCAAAGCGGGGTGATTAAAATTCGCACCTGGAATCAGCGCGTCACCCGCAGCGACGGTCGCAGGCAGGATATGGTGGCGCTGGAGGTCATTGACCGCGGCAGCGGCATGTCGCAGGAGGTGAAATCCCGGGTCTTTGAACCGTTCTTCACCACCAAGCAGACCGGAAGCGGGAGCGGGTTAGGCCTGTCGATGGTCTATGGCTTTGTGCGCCAGTCCGGTGGGCGCGTGGAGATTGAAAGCGCTCCGGGGCAGGGGACGACTGTCCGGCTTCATCTCCCGCGATCTGTGCTGCCCGCCGCTGCAGATGATGAAGCGCTGTCAGCCACCGCCTCCGTTGATAGCGAGCGCCTGGTTCTGGTGCTGGAAGATGAGGCGGATGTCCGTCAGACCCTGTGCGAGCAGCTGCATCAGCTTGGCTACCTGACGCTTGAAGCGGACAACGGCGAGCAGGCGCTGAACATGCTGGCGGCGTCACCGGATATTGGCATGTTTATCAGCGACCTGATGTTGCCCGGCAGCCTCAGCGGAGCCGAGGTGATAAACCATGTGCGTAGTCATTATCCGCAGCTTCCGGTACTGCTGATCAGCGGCCAGGATTTACGACCCACGCATAACCCTCAGCTGCCGGACGTTCCGTTACTGCGTAAGCCGTTTACGCGGGTGCAGCTGGCGCAGGCGCTGCGGAAGGTCTGTTTATAA
- a CDS encoding GNAT family N-acetyltransferase, with amino-acid sequence MIVMPTTYSPKTVARSFKLVDEFELSGRVLHVIFDSQTPRAAIIEADIETFDGVPRHRVVAALDLQRKTHLGEDIIAVERCWEDASVIQVEGICVDPAERDKGLATRLYEALVLQCGVTLVSDFEQYEGGKMLWQKIARESDQIAVFVLDTEQGAFWPYDGSKVIYDGGCIPEDRIWSHSPDQKCYGIVLVAENKQRANQLMEDPGHN; translated from the coding sequence ATGATTGTGATGCCTACAACTTACAGCCCAAAAACCGTAGCAAGGTCATTCAAGCTCGTTGATGAGTTTGAGCTTTCCGGGCGAGTGCTACATGTTATTTTTGATAGCCAGACGCCAAGAGCTGCGATTATTGAAGCGGATATCGAAACCTTCGATGGGGTGCCCCGGCATCGGGTTGTTGCTGCCCTGGATTTACAACGTAAAACGCATTTAGGTGAAGATATCATTGCTGTCGAGCGCTGTTGGGAAGATGCCAGCGTTATTCAGGTAGAAGGTATCTGCGTTGATCCCGCCGAGCGTGACAAGGGACTGGCAACTCGTCTGTATGAAGCCCTGGTATTACAGTGTGGCGTGACGCTTGTCAGCGACTTTGAACAATATGAGGGTGGGAAGATGCTCTGGCAGAAAATTGCCCGCGAGTCTGACCAAATCGCCGTATTTGTTCTCGATACCGAGCAGGGAGCATTTTGGCCGTATGATGGTAGCAAGGTTATCTATGACGGAGGGTGTATCCCCGAAGATCGTATCTGGAGCCATTCGCCGGATCAAAAATGCTATGGCATCGTCCTGGTCGCAGAAAATAAACAGCGTGCGAATCAGCTGATGGAAGACCCTGGGCACAACTGA
- the yjdP gene encoding DDRRRQL repeat protein YjdP, whose product MKRYSTALLFGLLSLTSQLAHADIVDDAIGNIQQAINDAYNPSSSRSSSDDDRYDRSRQIDSRQYDDRRRQLEDRRRRLDERQRQLDDDRRRLEEDERRLEDDYDRG is encoded by the coding sequence ATGAAACGTTACTCAACCGCTCTGTTATTCGGTCTGCTGTCACTCACCAGCCAACTGGCTCATGCCGATATTGTTGATGATGCTATTGGCAACATTCAGCAGGCGATCAACGATGCCTATAATCCCAGCAGCAGTCGCAGCAGCAGCGATGACGATCGTTATGACCGCAGCCGTCAAATCGACAGCAGACAGTACGACGATCGTCGTCGACAGCTTGAGGACAGACGACGCCGTTTAGACGAGCGCCAGCGACAGCTGGATGACGATCGCCGTCGGTTAGAAGAGGATGAGCGCAGGTTAGAGGACGATTACGATCGAGGCTAA
- the phnP gene encoding phosphonate metabolism protein PhnP yields the protein MSLTITLTGTGGAQLVPVFGCDCAACRRARLQETYRRRPCSAVVKFNDAMTLLDAGIPHLMDDWPAGSFQQFLLTHYHMDHVQGLFPLRWGVGATIPVYGPPDEAGCDDLFKHPGILDFSHTVEPFVMFELQGMRVTPLPLNHSKLTFGYLLESAHSRVAWLSDTAGLPEKTVKFLLNNQPQAMIIDCSHAPRDETPRNHCDLNTVIALNEAIGCPQVILTHISHQFDVWMMDNPLPDGIEAGYDGMVLVLD from the coding sequence ATGAGTCTGACAATCACGTTGACGGGAACGGGCGGCGCCCAGCTGGTGCCGGTCTTTGGCTGCGACTGCGCGGCGTGTCGCCGGGCGCGCCTGCAGGAGACCTATCGCCGTCGCCCCTGTAGCGCGGTGGTCAAATTCAACGATGCGATGACGCTGCTGGACGCGGGCATTCCGCACCTGATGGACGACTGGCCCGCAGGCAGCTTCCAGCAGTTTTTGCTCACCCATTACCATATGGATCACGTTCAGGGTCTCTTCCCCCTGCGCTGGGGCGTTGGCGCGACGATCCCCGTTTACGGTCCGCCGGATGAAGCGGGATGCGACGACCTGTTTAAACACCCGGGGATTCTGGATTTCAGCCACACGGTCGAACCGTTTGTGATGTTTGAACTTCAGGGGATGCGGGTCACGCCGCTGCCGCTCAACCATTCAAAACTGACCTTCGGGTATTTGCTGGAGTCGGCCCACAGCCGCGTGGCCTGGCTTTCCGACACCGCCGGGCTGCCGGAAAAAACAGTGAAGTTCCTGCTCAACAATCAGCCGCAGGCGATGATTATCGACTGCAGCCATGCACCGCGCGACGAGACGCCGCGAAACCATTGCGACTTAAATACCGTGATTGCGCTAAACGAGGCGATTGGCTGCCCGCAGGTGATCCTGACCCACATCAGCCATCAGTTTGACGTGTGGATGATGGATAATCCGCTGCCCGACGGCATTGAAGCGGGGTATGACGGGATGGTGCTGGTGCTGGATTAG
- the phnO gene encoding aminoalkylphosphonate N-acetyltransferase, with protein sequence MPDCQLRPATADDAQIVYALICELKQAEFDHQAFHAGFLANLQDHNMRYQLAELGGHVVGMIGLHMQFHLHHARWIGEIQELVVMPQARGLKVGSQLLAWAEEVARQAGAELTELSTSVKRTDAHRFYVREGYTQSHFRFTKPL encoded by the coding sequence ATGCCTGACTGCCAGCTTCGCCCCGCTACTGCCGACGATGCGCAGATTGTCTATGCCCTGATCTGCGAACTGAAACAGGCAGAGTTCGACCATCAGGCGTTCCACGCCGGATTTCTTGCCAACCTCCAGGATCACAATATGCGCTACCAGCTTGCCGAGCTGGGCGGACATGTTGTCGGCATGATCGGCCTGCACATGCAGTTTCACCTCCATCACGCGCGCTGGATCGGCGAAATCCAGGAGCTGGTGGTGATGCCGCAGGCGCGTGGGTTAAAGGTGGGAAGCCAGCTGCTGGCCTGGGCGGAAGAGGTGGCACGGCAGGCCGGCGCGGAGCTGACCGAACTTTCCACCAGCGTGAAGCGCACAGACGCGCACCGTTTTTACGTTCGTGAAGGATACACGCAGAGCCATTTCCGATTCACCAAACCGCTGTAG
- the phnN gene encoding ribose 1,5-bisphosphokinase, which produces MMGRLIWLMGPSGSGKDSLLSALRQREHPQLLVAHRYITRAANAGSENHIALSEQEFFIRAGQNLLALSWHANGYYYGIGIETDLWLHAGFDVLVNGSRAHLPQARARYGAALLPVCLQVSPDVLRSRLQSRGRESAREIDQRLERAARYAPSDCHILNNDGSLLQSVDTFLSLIRQKEKQHA; this is translated from the coding sequence CTGATGGGGAGATTAATCTGGCTAATGGGGCCTTCAGGTTCCGGTAAGGACAGCCTGCTGTCCGCCTTACGGCAGCGGGAACATCCGCAGCTGCTGGTGGCGCACCGCTATATTACCCGCGCGGCCAATGCAGGGAGTGAAAACCATATCGCCCTGAGCGAGCAGGAGTTTTTCATCCGTGCCGGGCAAAACCTGCTGGCGCTGAGCTGGCATGCCAACGGCTATTACTACGGGATCGGCATTGAGACCGATCTGTGGCTGCATGCGGGGTTCGATGTGCTGGTTAACGGCTCGCGGGCGCATCTTCCGCAGGCGCGCGCCCGCTATGGAGCAGCCCTGCTACCGGTCTGTCTGCAGGTTTCGCCGGACGTTCTGCGCAGCCGGTTGCAGAGCCGGGGGCGTGAATCAGCCCGTGAGATCGATCAGCGGCTAGAGCGTGCGGCCCGCTATGCCCCGTCCGACTGCCACATCCTCAATAACGACGGAAGTTTGCTACAGTCAGTCGATACCTTTTTATCGCTTATCCGTCAGAAGGAGAAACAGCATGCCTGA
- the phnM gene encoding alpha-D-ribose 1-methylphosphonate 5-triphosphate diphosphatase has product MIINNVRLVLENEVVSGSIEIQDGVIRAFAETQSRTPEAMDGEGGWLLPGLIELHTDNLDKFFTPRPKVDWPAHSAMSSHDALMVASGITTVLDAVAIGDVRDGGDRLENLEKMINAVEETQKRGLNRAEHRLHLRCELPHYTTLPLFEKLVGREPVSLVSLMDHSPGQRQFANIEKYREYYQGKYSLSDVEMARYEEEQLALAAQWSQPNRLKIAAMCRDRNIALASHDDATHDHVLESHQLGSVIAEFPTTFEAAEASRKHGMNVLMGAPNIVRGGSHSGNVAASKLASLGLLDILSSDYYPASLLDAAFRVADDEGNRFTLPQAIRLVTKNPASALNLHDRGEIAEGKRADLVLAHRKGEHVHIDHVWRQGKRVF; this is encoded by the coding sequence ATGATTATCAATAACGTCAGGCTGGTGCTGGAAAATGAAGTGGTTAGCGGCTCAATCGAGATCCAGGACGGCGTTATTCGCGCCTTTGCCGAAACCCAGAGCCGTACCCCTGAAGCGATGGACGGCGAAGGCGGCTGGCTGCTGCCCGGGCTGATTGAACTGCATACCGATAATCTGGACAAATTCTTCACCCCGCGCCCGAAGGTGGACTGGCCCGCCCATTCGGCGATGAGCAGCCACGACGCGCTGATGGTCGCCAGCGGCATCACTACCGTGCTGGACGCGGTGGCCATCGGTGACGTGCGCGACGGCGGCGATCGCCTGGAGAACCTGGAGAAGATGATCAACGCCGTGGAGGAGACGCAAAAACGCGGCCTCAACCGCGCCGAGCACCGTCTGCACCTGCGCTGCGAGCTGCCGCACTACACCACCCTGCCGCTGTTTGAAAAGCTGGTCGGGCGCGAGCCGGTCTCGCTGGTCTCTCTGATGGACCACTCGCCGGGACAGCGTCAGTTCGCCAACATTGAAAAGTATCGCGAATACTATCAGGGGAAATACTCGCTCAGCGATGTGGAGATGGCCCGTTACGAAGAAGAGCAGCTGGCGCTTGCGGCACAATGGTCGCAGCCTAACCGCCTCAAAATTGCCGCGATGTGTCGTGACCGCAATATCGCGCTGGCCAGCCATGACGACGCCACGCACGATCACGTGCTTGAATCCCACCAGCTTGGCAGCGTGATCGCCGAATTTCCCACCACGTTTGAAGCGGCTGAAGCCTCCCGAAAGCACGGCATGAACGTGCTGATGGGCGCGCCAAATATCGTGCGCGGCGGCTCGCACTCCGGCAACGTTGCGGCAAGCAAGCTCGCTTCCCTCGGCCTGCTGGATATCCTCTCGTCCGACTACTACCCCGCCAGCCTGCTGGATGCGGCGTTCCGAGTGGCCGACGACGAGGGCAACCGCTTTACGCTGCCGCAGGCGATTCGCCTGGTGACGAAAAACCCGGCCTCGGCGCTTAACCTTCACGATCGCGGAGAAATTGCCGAAGGGAAACGTGCGGACCTGGTACTCGCCCACCGTAAGGGCGAGCACGTTCATATCGACCACGTCTGGCGTCAGGGAAAAAGGGTGTTCTGA
- the phnL gene encoding phosphonate C-P lyase system protein PhnL, giving the protein MIRVQNVSKTFVLHQQNGVRLPVLQNASLEVNKGECVVLHGHSGSGKSTLLRSLYANYLPDEGHIHIRHGDEWIDLVKAPARKVLEVRRSTIGWVSQFLRVIPRISALDVVMQPLLDLGVPREDCAAKAASLLTRLNVPERLWHLAPSTFSGGEQQRVNIARGFIVDYPILLLDEPTASLDDKNSAAVVALIEQAKARGVAIVGIFHDETVRSRVADRLHPMGTNA; this is encoded by the coding sequence ATGATCCGCGTACAAAACGTAAGTAAAACCTTTGTGCTCCACCAGCAAAACGGCGTGCGCCTGCCGGTGCTGCAAAACGCCTCGTTAGAGGTAAACAAGGGCGAATGCGTAGTGCTGCACGGCCACTCCGGCAGCGGAAAATCGACCCTGCTGCGCTCCCTGTATGCCAACTATCTGCCCGACGAAGGTCATATTCACATTCGCCACGGCGATGAATGGATCGACCTGGTAAAGGCCCCCGCGCGTAAAGTGCTGGAAGTGCGCCGCTCGACGATCGGCTGGGTGAGCCAGTTTCTGCGGGTGATCCCGCGGATCTCCGCCCTCGACGTGGTCATGCAGCCGCTGCTGGATCTCGGCGTGCCGCGCGAAGACTGCGCCGCCAAAGCCGCCAGCCTGCTGACACGCCTCAACGTGCCCGAGCGCCTGTGGCACCTTGCCCCGTCGACCTTTTCCGGCGGCGAGCAGCAGCGCGTCAATATCGCCCGCGGCTTTATTGTCGACTACCCGATTCTGCTGCTTGATGAGCCCACCGCCTCGCTCGACGATAAAAACAGCGCGGCCGTAGTGGCGCTGATCGAACAGGCCAAAGCGCGCGGCGTGGCGATCGTCGGGATCTTCCACGACGAAACCGTTCGCAGCCGCGTCGCAGACAGACTGCACCCGATGGGGACAAACGCATGA